In Aquiflexum balticum DSM 16537, a single genomic region encodes these proteins:
- a CDS encoding SusC/RagA family TonB-linked outer membrane protein: MRKILLIKSILVLILSTAFAQDRIVSGTVISAEDGFPIPGVTILVKGTMIGTATDLEGNYSLSVPFENNILVFRFIGSFTEEALIDNRSQINISLRPDTKNLEEFVVTGYSVQPKREVTGAVSSVKGEIIANLPMQSFDRALQGRAAGVQVASANGLPGGAVNIRIRGTGSINAGNEPLYIVDGVQINARDDAAFTQSNPLAFLNTNDIESIEILKDAASAAIYGAQAANGVVIITTKKGKQGKAQFTFNAFGGSSQPLKYMDVYNSQEWYELRKESWVNAGNAIPEANTLNNMGILPSNWQSLSPEELDAVAGNLSTYDWQREVMGTGNLQNYEMSIAGGDERTLFRVSGSYNYQESTFSPVDFERGTLLFSLSHQVNSKLRIENNLNLSSFSQDIPFSTSGSFLGNPAFASSLILPHNAIYNEDGSFNTNIAGVLNQNVVMVNKYNSGHQRTNTIVGSLAANYQILENLTFRSMFGLDYRLLQGEQFRDPRTPDGAGVQGRASTQSNWNVNFITTQTLNWSKTLALDHHIALLGGFEYRSETNESLRGSAIGFPSYEFRTIQSGATPETLSSYWSGYRRAGAFASFNYDFKKKYMLTITGRYDGSSRFGVDTQYGFFPSIRFGWFIKDEAFLRDSEVISELKIRASIGKTGNDQIGNFSARGLFGAEGNYSGSGGIRPIGLENRNLSWEINQSTNFGVDYGFFGNKLTGSIDLFNRRSMNLLLDLPVIAVNGFSSVTSNVGELVNRGIELELSSTLVDKGSFRWNTSFNYTYIQNEITKLYDGNQFLPSDPSIAVGYSLGTHFTQQYAGVNPATGRPMWYDINGDITYQPRAEDRVHLGNSLPSHFGGFQNAFYFKGFEAIVFFNYEYGRVITDGQFNSLRENGTRLTTNALREVADRRWTTPGQITDIPRPYVGGPEVRSVNMNTGSSVLLKADYIRLKQLTLAYNFNPELIKGLGLSAVRVFAQGINLWTYSEFPGYDPEFLGSGTGIIPQTKNYTIGIQAGF, encoded by the coding sequence ATGAGGAAAATTTTACTGATCAAGTCAATACTTGTATTGATACTCTCAACTGCGTTTGCGCAGGACCGGATTGTGTCCGGTACTGTCATATCGGCTGAGGATGGATTTCCTATTCCTGGTGTCACAATTCTGGTAAAAGGAACCATGATCGGTACCGCGACAGATTTGGAAGGTAATTATTCATTGAGCGTCCCTTTTGAAAATAATATCCTGGTTTTCCGTTTTATAGGATCATTCACAGAAGAAGCGCTGATCGATAACCGCTCCCAAATCAATATCTCGCTTCGACCTGACACAAAAAATCTGGAAGAATTTGTAGTCACCGGCTACAGCGTTCAACCAAAAAGAGAAGTCACAGGAGCAGTATCTTCTGTAAAGGGCGAGATCATAGCAAATCTTCCCATGCAATCTTTTGACCGGGCATTACAGGGACGTGCAGCTGGCGTTCAAGTAGCTTCTGCCAATGGTCTTCCCGGAGGTGCGGTCAATATCAGGATCAGAGGCACAGGTTCTATCAATGCCGGAAATGAGCCACTTTACATTGTAGACGGCGTTCAGATCAATGCAAGGGACGATGCCGCATTTACACAATCCAATCCATTGGCATTTTTGAATACCAATGATATAGAATCCATTGAAATATTAAAAGATGCTGCTTCAGCTGCTATTTATGGAGCTCAGGCAGCCAATGGTGTAGTTATCATCACCACTAAAAAAGGGAAGCAAGGGAAAGCACAGTTCACCTTCAATGCATTTGGGGGCAGCAGTCAGCCATTGAAATATATGGATGTGTACAATTCCCAAGAATGGTATGAACTGAGAAAAGAATCATGGGTCAATGCGGGAAATGCAATTCCTGAAGCCAATACTTTAAATAATATGGGGATTCTCCCTAGCAATTGGCAGAGTTTAAGTCCTGAAGAATTGGATGCGGTAGCAGGGAATTTATCCACTTATGATTGGCAGCGTGAGGTGATGGGCACTGGAAACCTTCAAAATTATGAGATGTCCATCGCCGGAGGTGACGAAAGAACGCTTTTTAGGGTTTCGGGTTCATACAATTATCAGGAAAGTACATTTAGCCCCGTTGATTTTGAAAGAGGAACGCTGTTGTTTTCATTGAGTCATCAAGTGAATTCCAAACTCAGGATTGAAAATAATTTAAATTTATCTTCATTCAGTCAGGATATACCATTCAGCACTTCAGGCTCTTTTTTGGGTAACCCGGCTTTTGCATCCTCATTGATCCTTCCGCACAATGCCATTTACAATGAAGATGGATCATTCAATACCAACATTGCAGGTGTCTTAAATCAGAATGTTGTCATGGTGAATAAATACAATTCAGGTCACCAAAGAACCAATACTATAGTAGGCAGCCTAGCTGCCAACTATCAGATTCTTGAAAATCTCACTTTCCGTTCTATGTTTGGGTTGGATTATAGGTTATTGCAAGGAGAGCAATTCAGAGATCCAAGAACTCCTGATGGCGCCGGAGTACAGGGCAGAGCTTCTACCCAATCCAATTGGAATGTAAACTTTATCACGACACAGACTTTAAATTGGTCAAAGACTTTAGCATTAGATCACCATATTGCTTTATTGGGAGGTTTTGAATACAGATCGGAGACCAATGAAAGTCTCCGTGGATCTGCTATAGGCTTTCCTTCCTATGAATTCAGAACCATTCAGTCAGGAGCAACACCTGAGACCTTATCCAGTTATTGGTCCGGTTATAGAAGGGCGGGTGCATTTGCATCTTTCAATTACGATTTCAAGAAAAAATATATGCTTACCATCACAGGTAGGTATGATGGGTCTTCCCGATTTGGAGTAGATACCCAATATGGGTTTTTCCCATCAATCAGATTCGGATGGTTTATCAAAGATGAGGCATTTTTGAGAGATTCGGAGGTAATATCTGAATTGAAAATCCGGGCATCCATAGGAAAAACAGGAAACGATCAGATCGGTAATTTTTCGGCAAGAGGGTTATTTGGTGCTGAAGGAAATTATTCCGGTTCAGGTGGGATCAGACCTATTGGTCTGGAAAACCGTAATCTCAGTTGGGAAATCAACCAATCCACCAATTTTGGCGTCGATTATGGATTTTTCGGAAATAAGCTCACCGGTTCAATAGACCTTTTTAATAGACGGTCAATGAATCTATTACTGGATTTGCCTGTCATTGCTGTTAACGGATTTTCATCTGTTACTTCCAACGTTGGAGAACTGGTAAATAGAGGAATTGAATTGGAACTTTCTTCTACCCTCGTTGATAAAGGAAGCTTCAGATGGAATACCAGTTTTAATTACACCTACATACAAAATGAAATTACCAAACTGTATGATGGGAATCAATTTTTGCCTTCAGATCCATCCATTGCGGTGGGATATTCTTTGGGGACACATTTTACCCAACAATATGCAGGAGTAAATCCGGCAACAGGTCGGCCAATGTGGTACGATATCAATGGAGATATTACCTATCAGCCAAGGGCAGAGGATAGAGTCCATTTAGGTAATTCTCTTCCAAGCCATTTTGGGGGATTTCAAAATGCATTTTATTTCAAAGGTTTTGAAGCTATAGTGTTTTTCAATTATGAATATGGTAGGGTAATCACTGATGGTCAGTTTAATTCACTGAGAGAAAACGGTACCAGATTAACTACCAATGCGCTACGGGAAGTAGCAGATAGAAGATGGACCACTCCCGGTCAGATAACTGATATTCCAAGACCATATGTAGGCGGACCTGAAGTTAGATCCGTCAATATGAATACAGGTTCATCTGTGTTGCTGAAAGCTGATTATATCAGACTAAAACAGTTGACTTTGGCTTATAACTTCAATCCTGAACTGATTAAAGGATTGGGGCTTTCTGCTGTAAGGGTTTTTGCCCAAGGTATCAATCTTTGGACGTATTCTGAGTTTCCTGGCTATGATCCGGAATTTTTGGGAAGCGGTACAGGGATTATTCCTCAGACAAAAAATTATACAATTGGTATTCAGGCAGGGTTTTGA
- a CDS encoding RagB/SusD family nutrient uptake outer membrane protein, giving the protein MKIIKKYNWRFYILAFFAASVLVSCDGLLEVNPRQSIEGSDALNSPENIEAALKSPYARLRSVNAYGRNLMAFGDALADNGLATNNSGRLLNEARNQPYFHYTHWTNFYFGINEVNLILEAIPEIQSIPAVSQNTKNRWEGEAKFLRALFYFDLVKAYAYMPGVIVPELDKGGIPLVLEGVSTSDIETALNRQPARSTVAEIYAQIYKDLEDAIRLLDDSRGVQFASESAARALFSRVALYNQDWGRAVTESTAVWLSSRGKFLEGEDYISGWRVSVHPESIFDLRFENASESNGTNESIQSTYTTIRNLENLAQVGGWGDFIPTPVFVNFIGIKVAGSGAALEISDRGNDVRAFQYEAGPGRVPNGTGKRIECIKFASKSGFAFGDNIPILRKSEMILNRMEANFHLGEVSLALEDLNRLKIARGLEEVNLEGEELLEEILIERRKEFAFEGHRFFDIKRYGKDIIKQQGNVAFTDFRILANIPQNEVDGNKNLEQNAGY; this is encoded by the coding sequence ATGAAAATCATAAAAAAATATAATTGGAGGTTTTATATTCTGGCATTTTTTGCTGCTTCGGTATTGGTTTCCTGTGATGGTCTCCTTGAGGTAAATCCCAGACAATCCATAGAAGGTTCGGATGCATTGAATTCTCCTGAAAATATAGAAGCTGCATTGAAATCTCCCTATGCAAGATTACGATCTGTAAATGCCTATGGTAGAAACCTTATGGCTTTTGGTGATGCTTTGGCCGACAATGGCTTAGCCACCAACAATTCAGGAAGGCTTCTCAATGAAGCAAGGAACCAACCTTATTTTCATTATACCCATTGGACAAATTTTTATTTTGGGATCAACGAGGTGAATTTGATTTTGGAAGCTATTCCGGAAATCCAAAGTATACCTGCCGTTTCACAAAATACCAAAAACAGATGGGAAGGAGAAGCCAAATTTTTGAGGGCACTTTTTTATTTTGATTTGGTAAAAGCATATGCCTATATGCCTGGGGTAATTGTCCCGGAGTTGGATAAAGGAGGTATTCCTTTGGTACTTGAAGGAGTCAGTACATCCGATATTGAGACAGCACTGAACAGGCAGCCTGCCAGGTCAACTGTAGCGGAAATTTATGCTCAGATTTATAAGGATTTGGAAGATGCCATAAGGCTATTGGATGACAGCAGGGGAGTACAATTTGCTTCGGAATCTGCTGCCAGAGCCCTTTTTTCCAGAGTTGCTCTGTACAATCAAGATTGGGGAAGAGCCGTTACGGAATCTACAGCAGTGTGGCTTTCTTCGAGAGGTAAATTCCTGGAAGGTGAAGATTATATATCCGGTTGGAGAGTGTCAGTACATCCCGAATCCATATTTGACCTTAGATTTGAAAACGCCTCAGAAAGCAATGGCACAAATGAGTCCATTCAATCCACCTATACAACCATCAGAAATCTTGAAAATTTAGCACAAGTCGGAGGTTGGGGCGACTTTATACCCACTCCGGTTTTTGTCAATTTCATAGGTATAAAAGTTGCCGGCAGTGGGGCTGCACTGGAGATTAGTGACAGAGGGAATGATGTCAGAGCATTCCAATATGAAGCAGGTCCGGGAAGGGTACCGAATGGCACAGGCAAAAGAATTGAATGCATCAAATTCGCATCCAAAAGTGGTTTTGCTTTTGGAGATAATATTCCGATCCTGAGAAAGTCAGAAATGATTCTTAATAGAATGGAAGCAAATTTTCACTTGGGAGAGGTTAGTTTGGCATTGGAGGACCTCAATAGGTTGAAAATTGCTAGGGGACTTGAAGAAGTGAATCTTGAAGGTGAGGAATTGCTTGAAGAAATATTGATAGAAAGAAGAAAAGAATTCGCTTTTGAAGGTCACCGTTTTTTCGATATTAAAAGATATGGAAAAGACATCATCAAACAGCAGGGAAATGTTGCATTTACAGATTTCAGGATACTTGCCAACATCCCCCAAAATGAAGTTGATGGGAACAAAAATCTGGAACAAAACGCAGGATATTAA
- a CDS encoding 6-pyruvoyl trahydropterin synthase family protein, which translates to MVHVCRKEHFNAAHKLWNPNWSEEKNKEVFGPCSNINWHGHNFELIVTVKGLPDPETGFVVDLKALSTLIRTLVIDKVDHKNLNMDVDFMQGKMASCENLVMEFWKILEPAVNEIVPHGSLYKLTLYETPRNFVEYFGED; encoded by the coding sequence ATGGTACACGTTTGTAGAAAAGAGCATTTCAACGCAGCGCACAAGCTTTGGAATCCGAATTGGTCAGAAGAAAAGAACAAGGAAGTTTTTGGACCTTGCTCCAATATCAACTGGCATGGGCATAATTTTGAATTGATCGTGACAGTGAAAGGTCTCCCTGATCCGGAAACGGGTTTTGTGGTCGATTTGAAAGCCCTCAGTACCCTGATCCGGACTTTGGTGATTGACAAAGTGGATCACAAAAATCTCAATATGGACGTGGATTTTATGCAGGGTAAAATGGCAAGCTGTGAAAACCTGGTTATGGAATTCTGGAAAATCCTCGAGCCGGCCGTTAACGAAATCGTTCCGCATGGAAGTCTTTACAAACTGACTCTATATGAGACTCCAAGGAATTTTGTGGAGTACTTTGGTGAAGATTAA
- a CDS encoding GxxExxY protein — MLTYLKLGNYPLGLLMNFNEKTLVNGLKRVII, encoded by the coding sequence ATGCTAACTTATTTGAAACTTGGCAATTATCCATTGGGGCTATTAATGAATTTTAATGAAAAAACGCTGGTAAATGGCTTAAAAAGAGTCATAATCTAA
- the lpxB gene encoding lipid-A-disaccharide synthase — protein MRYYIISGERSGDLHASNLIRSIKALDSDASFRGMGGDFSQAEGQELRVHYEEVALMGFIEVVLGFRKVLKYLRIVKEDIIAKRPNVLILVDYGGFNMKMAEFAKRRGIPVHYYIPPKVWAWNQKRALKIKEFTDHVYSILPFEPSFFEKFGVKAHYVGNPLLDEIAKFEPHPFFHQKNELSYSPIIALLPGSRKQELQNMMQVMLEVVKNFPQAQFVIAGVSNLSAKLYVPAIKAGIKVIFDQTYDLLHHANAAIVTSGTATLEVALFRVPQVVVYKTSSVSYVIAKRLIRVPFISLVNLIAERKVVSELIQGEFNVQRLSQELNKILADIQHKAAILDGYTEIKERLGDGSASDATAKMIVESLKI, from the coding sequence ATGCGATATTATATCATTTCAGGTGAAAGATCCGGGGACTTACATGCTTCCAATTTGATCAGATCAATAAAGGCGTTGGATAGTGATGCTTCATTTCGTGGCATGGGAGGAGATTTTTCTCAGGCTGAAGGTCAGGAACTTCGTGTCCACTATGAGGAAGTGGCTTTGATGGGTTTTATTGAGGTGGTGTTGGGATTCCGAAAAGTTCTGAAGTATCTAAGGATCGTCAAAGAGGATATTATTGCTAAAAGACCAAATGTGCTGATTCTGGTGGATTATGGTGGTTTCAACATGAAAATGGCGGAATTTGCAAAGCGACGCGGCATTCCTGTTCATTACTACATCCCGCCAAAAGTATGGGCATGGAACCAGAAAAGGGCCTTGAAAATCAAGGAATTCACTGACCATGTTTATTCCATTTTACCGTTTGAACCTTCATTTTTTGAAAAATTCGGAGTGAAAGCCCATTATGTAGGCAATCCCCTGTTGGATGAAATTGCTAAGTTTGAACCACATCCCTTTTTCCATCAAAAGAATGAATTGAGTTACAGCCCAATCATTGCTTTGCTGCCAGGAAGCAGGAAGCAAGAACTCCAAAATATGATGCAGGTAATGCTGGAAGTGGTGAAGAATTTTCCACAGGCCCAATTTGTCATTGCAGGAGTATCTAATCTTTCCGCTAAGCTCTATGTACCGGCTATTAAGGCAGGTATTAAAGTTATTTTTGATCAGACATATGATTTATTGCATCACGCCAATGCAGCAATCGTGACTTCTGGTACCGCAACTTTGGAAGTTGCCCTTTTTCGTGTTCCGCAGGTGGTTGTTTACAAAACCAGTTCGGTGAGTTATGTCATCGCAAAAAGATTGATCAGGGTTCCTTTTATATCCTTGGTCAATTTGATAGCAGAACGAAAAGTGGTGTCTGAGTTGATCCAGGGAGAATTTAATGTGCAAAGATTGAGTCAGGAATTAAATAAAATTCTGGCGGATATACAGCACAAAGCGGCAATCTTGGATGGTTATACAGAAATAAAGGAAAGGCTTGGAGATGGTTCTGCGTCGGATGCAACGGCCAAAATGATCGTTGAAAGCTTGAAGATTTGA